A region from the Candidatus Limnocylindrales bacterium genome encodes:
- a CDS encoding glycosyltransferase, giving the protein MKLRIAFFGSSLVSAYWNGAATYYRGIIRALHARGHRVCFYEPDAYGRQQHRDIEDPEWARVVVYDAGDDSGVLQCLEAAADADVVVKASGVGVFDQLLEREVLSLRSPSRQVIFWDVDAPATLERVAQNPDDPFRSLLGQYDAVLTYGGGPPVVAAYESLGARRCVPIYNALDPDTHHPVDPDPRFDCTLAFLGNRLPDREARVREFFLEPARALARHTFLLGGSGWEQNLDRPANVQLLGHVFTADHNALNCTPRAVMNISRDSMARFGFSPATRVFEAAGAGACIVSDAWEGMEMFLEPGREILTANGAGDVVECVGALTPQRARRIGAAAYRRVLAEHTYAHRALEVEAHLTGGRAGGAISRPASALEAQGGVG; this is encoded by the coding sequence GTGAAGCTTCGCATCGCATTCTTCGGATCGAGCCTCGTGTCGGCCTACTGGAACGGCGCCGCCACCTACTACCGCGGCATCATCCGGGCGCTGCACGCGCGCGGCCACCGCGTCTGCTTCTACGAGCCGGACGCCTACGGTCGCCAGCAGCACCGCGACATCGAGGATCCGGAGTGGGCGCGTGTGGTGGTCTACGACGCAGGCGACGACAGCGGCGTCCTGCAATGCCTGGAGGCGGCCGCCGATGCCGACGTGGTGGTCAAGGCCAGCGGCGTCGGCGTCTTCGACCAGCTTCTCGAGCGCGAGGTTCTGTCGCTGCGCTCGCCGTCGCGGCAGGTGATCTTCTGGGACGTCGATGCTCCCGCCACGCTCGAGCGCGTGGCGCAGAACCCGGACGACCCGTTCCGAAGTCTGCTCGGCCAGTACGATGCGGTGCTGACGTATGGGGGCGGTCCGCCGGTGGTGGCCGCCTATGAAAGCCTCGGGGCGCGCCGGTGCGTGCCGATCTACAACGCGCTCGACCCCGACACGCATCATCCGGTGGACCCCGATCCGCGCTTCGACTGCACGCTGGCGTTTCTCGGCAACCGCCTGCCCGACCGCGAGGCACGCGTGCGCGAGTTCTTCCTGGAGCCGGCGCGGGCGCTTGCGCGCCACACGTTCCTGCTCGGCGGCAGCGGCTGGGAGCAGAACCTCGACAGGCCCGCCAACGTGCAACTGCTCGGCCACGTCTTCACGGCGGACCACAACGCGCTGAACTGCACGCCGCGCGCGGTGATGAACATCAGCCGCGACAGCATGGCCCGCTTCGGCTTCTCGCCCGCCACGCGCGTGTTCGAAGCCGCCGGCGCGGGAGCCTGCATCGTCTCGGATGCCTGGGAGGGGATGGAGATGTTCCTCGAGCCGGGGCGCGAGATTCTGACGGCCAACGGCGCCGGCGACGTCGTCGAGTGCGTCGGCGCGCTGACGCCGCAGCGCGCACGGCGTATCGGTGCGGCCGCCTACCGGCGGGTTTTGGCCGAGCACACGTACGCGCACCGCGCTCTGGAGGTGGAGGCGCATCTGACGGGCGGCCGTGCGGGCGGAGCGATCAGCCGCCCGGCCTCCGCGCTGGAGGCGCAGGGAGGCGTGGGATGA
- a CDS encoding glycosyltransferase has product MRLDIVVLGLSITSSWGNGHATTYRSLLRALRERGHRVTFLERDVPWYAANRDLPAPSYCPVHLYDGIDQLEREHAARVAAADLVIVGSYVPDGIAVGDWVLATAAGVTAFYDIDTPVTLANLERGGAEYLLPRQIALYELYLSFTGGPTLQRLESDFGSRCARALYCSVDADAYPCRRTRCDYDLGYLGTYSEDRQAPLEELMFETAVAWPRGSFIVAGPQYPASVCWPTNVEHVEHLAPPQHPGFYASQRFTLNLTRADMKRAGFSPSVRLFEAAACGTPVISDYWPGLEQLFVPGREILIARDADDVLRMLSQCDEGTRLQIGEASRRRVLSRHTSRHRAHELEQFFTEARDSSRTRRVRAATGGSASIHRTMEG; this is encoded by the coding sequence ATGAGACTCGACATCGTCGTTCTCGGCCTGTCGATCACGTCCTCCTGGGGAAACGGGCACGCGACGACCTATCGCAGCCTGCTGCGTGCGCTGCGCGAGCGCGGACATCGCGTCACGTTCCTGGAAAGGGACGTTCCCTGGTACGCGGCCAATCGCGACCTGCCGGCGCCGTCCTACTGTCCGGTGCATCTCTACGACGGCATCGATCAGCTCGAGCGCGAGCACGCGGCTCGCGTGGCGGCGGCCGACCTGGTGATCGTCGGCTCCTATGTTCCCGACGGCATCGCCGTCGGCGACTGGGTGCTGGCCACCGCCGCCGGCGTGACCGCGTTCTACGACATCGATACGCCCGTCACGCTCGCCAACCTCGAGCGAGGCGGCGCCGAGTACCTTCTGCCGCGGCAGATCGCTCTCTACGAGCTCTATCTGTCCTTCACCGGCGGGCCTACGCTGCAGCGGCTCGAAAGCGACTTCGGCTCGCGCTGCGCGCGCGCGCTGTACTGCTCGGTGGATGCCGACGCGTATCCGTGCAGGCGCACGCGCTGCGACTACGATCTCGGCTATCTCGGCACCTACAGCGAGGATCGCCAGGCGCCGCTCGAGGAGCTGATGTTCGAGACCGCGGTGGCATGGCCGCGCGGCAGCTTCATCGTGGCGGGGCCGCAGTATCCCGCCAGCGTCTGCTGGCCGACCAACGTGGAGCACGTCGAGCATCTGGCGCCGCCGCAGCATCCCGGATTCTACGCTTCGCAGCGCTTCACGCTGAACCTGACGCGCGCGGACATGAAGCGCGCCGGGTTTTCCCCGAGCGTGCGCCTGTTCGAGGCCGCCGCGTGCGGCACGCCGGTGATCAGCGACTACTGGCCCGGCCTGGAGCAGCTGTTCGTGCCCGGCCGCGAGATCCTCATCGCACGCGACGCCGACGACGTGCTCCGCATGCTCAGCCAGTGCGACGAAGGCACGCGGCTCCAGATCGGCGAGGCGTCTCGCCGGCGCGTGCTGTCGCGCCACACCTCGCGCCATCGTGCGCACGAGCTCGAGCAGTTCTTCACCGAAGCGCGCGATTCCAGCCGGACGCGTCGCGTCCGCGCCGCGACCGGCGGCTCCGCGTCCATCCACCGAACCATGGAAGGCTAG
- a CDS encoding TIGR04290 family methyltransferase, whose translation MGMASHAATDVHARVQDLAPWFHNLHLPDGTETRPDHTFGDFPSNKWEAIRHCVPEDLSGWTALDIGCNAGFYSFELARRGACVTAIDHDRHYLEQACWAAEQYGLQDRIQFREMQIYDLARVGEQFDLVWFMGVFYHLRYPLLGLDIVSRRTRRLLIFQTMTLPGEEVQTPPYDLPLAERHRMTEPGWPKMAFIEKRVEADPTNWWAADHACVEAMLRSCGMKVLARPAHEVYVCEPTFVDRDGIGEQLDREYEAATGIGRRRDG comes from the coding sequence ATGGGAATGGCCAGCCACGCGGCGACCGACGTGCACGCGCGGGTACAGGACCTGGCGCCGTGGTTCCACAACCTGCACCTGCCCGACGGCACCGAAACGCGTCCCGATCACACGTTCGGCGACTTTCCGTCCAACAAGTGGGAGGCGATCCGCCATTGCGTGCCGGAGGACCTGTCGGGATGGACGGCGCTCGACATCGGCTGCAACGCCGGCTTCTACAGCTTCGAGCTGGCCCGCCGCGGCGCCTGCGTCACCGCCATCGACCACGATCGCCACTACCTCGAGCAGGCCTGCTGGGCCGCCGAGCAGTACGGCCTGCAGGACCGTATCCAGTTTCGCGAGATGCAGATCTATGACCTCGCCCGCGTCGGCGAGCAGTTCGATCTGGTGTGGTTCATGGGCGTGTTCTACCACCTGCGCTATCCGCTGCTGGGCCTGGACATCGTTTCACGCCGCACGCGCCGGCTGCTGATCTTCCAGACGATGACGTTGCCGGGCGAGGAGGTGCAGACGCCGCCGTACGATCTTCCCCTGGCCGAGCGGCACCGGATGACCGAGCCGGGCTGGCCGAAGATGGCGTTCATCGAGAAACGCGTGGAAGCCGATCCGACCAACTGGTGGGCGGCCGATCATGCGTGCGTCGAAGCGATGCTGCGCTCGTGCGGCATGAAGGTGCTGGCGCGTCCTGCCCACGAGGTCTACGTCTGCGAGCCGACCTTCGTCGACCGCGACGGCATCGGCGAGCAGCTCGACCGCGAGTACGAAGCGGCCACCGGCATCGGCCGCCGGAGGGACGGCTGA
- a CDS encoding di-heme oxidoredictase family protein yields MPQPGSTTSLRARRAASAAVLACVFAGMVAASAWRVQLSAAASVATGRAPLFSTEHLPVPDEPLLREQLEDAVELRRREDYDRTLDARDPGELIEHATLNEIDFDRRTLGIDTLFVVGDELFGYLFRPENGWGRGSVDRTAAGFTPQLNRIHDGASGGPDAFGCFSCHSKGGPDGAGTQSQNAFLHGNGKGLGGADQRNPPHLLGLGPVALLAREMSEELRDQAATARERARGEGRDVEHALSAKGVAFGRITARADGTIDTSSVDGVDGDLTIKPFGWKGHHATLRGIVEESLHIHQGLLSKRIQLAVRDEGLDAAPYGKGRWDDVDEDGVLLEIDSAMVTTVVGYLAQLEAPVTRPPRDPGLLDAFAQGRAQFESVGCAHCHVPTLELADASFDVREKLDAERPTFLIDVAKDGETPKIEPEYAREDTSYLVHLFSDLKRHDMGEALATPGPQGTIGARMFLTRPLWGLAETAPYLHDGRAPTVHDAIVLHGGAAAGARDAYLALGEGERASVRVFLTSLSRKPKLFVP; encoded by the coding sequence ATGCCGCAGCCCGGCAGCACGACGAGCCTTCGCGCCCGACGCGCGGCATCGGCGGCCGTGCTCGCTTGTGTCTTCGCCGGCATGGTGGCGGCCAGCGCGTGGCGCGTGCAGCTTTCGGCCGCCGCGTCCGTTGCCACGGGCCGAGCGCCGCTTTTTTCCACCGAACACCTTCCGGTTCCCGATGAGCCGCTGCTTCGCGAGCAGCTCGAGGACGCGGTGGAGCTGCGGCGACGCGAGGACTACGACCGCACGCTCGACGCCCGCGACCCTGGCGAACTGATCGAGCACGCCACGCTGAACGAGATCGATTTCGACCGCCGCACGCTCGGCATCGACACGCTCTTCGTCGTCGGCGACGAGCTGTTCGGTTATCTGTTCCGCCCCGAGAATGGCTGGGGCCGCGGCAGCGTTGATCGCACGGCGGCCGGCTTCACGCCGCAGCTCAACCGAATTCACGACGGTGCCAGCGGCGGGCCCGACGCGTTCGGCTGCTTCAGCTGCCATTCCAAGGGCGGTCCCGACGGTGCGGGCACGCAATCGCAGAACGCGTTCCTGCACGGCAACGGCAAGGGGCTCGGCGGCGCCGACCAGCGCAACCCGCCGCACCTTCTCGGGCTGGGGCCGGTGGCATTGCTGGCGCGCGAGATGAGCGAGGAACTGCGCGACCAGGCCGCCACCGCACGCGAACGTGCGCGCGGCGAGGGCCGCGACGTCGAGCACGCGCTCAGCGCCAAGGGAGTGGCGTTCGGCCGCATCACGGCGCGCGCCGACGGAACGATCGATACCTCGTCGGTCGATGGCGTCGACGGCGACCTGACGATCAAGCCCTTCGGCTGGAAGGGACATCACGCCACGCTGCGCGGGATCGTGGAGGAGTCGCTGCACATCCACCAGGGCCTGCTGTCCAAACGCATCCAGCTCGCGGTGCGCGACGAAGGGCTCGATGCGGCGCCGTACGGCAAGGGCAGGTGGGACGACGTCGACGAGGACGGCGTGCTGCTCGAAATCGATTCGGCAATGGTGACCACCGTGGTCGGCTACCTGGCCCAGCTCGAGGCGCCGGTCACGCGGCCGCCACGCGATCCGGGCCTGCTCGATGCGTTTGCCCAAGGCCGCGCGCAATTCGAGTCCGTCGGCTGCGCGCACTGCCACGTGCCCACGCTCGAGCTCGCGGATGCCAGCTTCGACGTGCGCGAGAAGCTCGATGCCGAGCGGCCGACTTTCCTCATCGACGTGGCCAAGGACGGCGAGACGCCCAAGATCGAGCCCGAGTACGCGCGCGAGGACACTTCCTACCTCGTCCACCTGTTCAGCGATCTGAAACGTCACGACATGGGCGAGGCGCTGGCCACGCCGGGACCGCAGGGAACCATCGGCGCGCGCATGTTCCTGACACGGCCGCTGTGGGGGCTGGCCGAGACGGCGCCCTATCTCCACGACGGCCGCGCGCCCACCGTCCACGATGCGATCGTGCTCCACGGCGGCGCCGCGGCCGGCGCGCGCGACGCCTATCTGGCGCTGGGAGAGGGCGAGCGCGCCAGCGTGCGCGTGTTCCTGACGTCGCTCTCGCGCAAGCCCAAGCTGTTCGTGCCGTGA
- a CDS encoding di-heme oxidoredictase family protein, whose translation MAFALPGLSGCDGPRATDSHAGVPAAWPAHCPPARRMDPLSIEAAREAHRVAERRHELRLREAAVPGSFLRDVHEALDPQRLAAGDICVSELADVGQLLFEHEYGYEDGLGAGQAASGTAGPFRRVHEGLFGGPETISCPSCHWIGGPNGAGAETDNAFLSGDGAMPSSGDARNPQALLALGVVQALALEMTRELQAQRDELLRKAGSGEGSETRLSAKGVDFGVLRAGSDGRLDASGVEGVDADLVVKPFGWKGTLADLEDFSAEALQVHMGVQSDGLLADATADVYGTGSDADDRDADGRRREFGRGPLAAMSVHLALLEMPIVEPLVQDRDLGAAAQALLAPTTTSFVVDFQRGRQHFHELGCASCHRPMLVLESPMLTLEGLPPIDLSEHMRRPALRYDSNVGGYPVWLFSDLKRHDMGRANRAQHVQRGVAEQEYLTPRLWGVADSAPYLHDGRAPSLDYAIAGHDGEGRAARRKYAALSIEEKGALRVYLMSMRRESRLIVP comes from the coding sequence GTGGCGTTCGCATTGCCGGGGCTGAGCGGCTGCGACGGTCCGCGCGCCACCGACTCGCACGCCGGCGTGCCGGCCGCATGGCCGGCGCATTGTCCGCCGGCGCGTCGCATGGATCCCCTGAGCATCGAGGCGGCGCGCGAGGCGCATCGCGTGGCCGAGCGCCGCCACGAGCTGCGCCTGCGCGAGGCCGCGGTGCCAGGCTCGTTCCTGCGCGACGTGCACGAGGCGCTCGATCCGCAGCGGCTGGCGGCCGGCGACATCTGCGTGAGCGAGCTCGCGGATGTCGGCCAACTGCTGTTCGAGCATGAGTACGGCTACGAGGACGGCCTGGGCGCGGGCCAGGCCGCCAGCGGCACCGCCGGCCCCTTCCGGCGCGTGCACGAGGGGCTGTTCGGCGGCCCCGAGACCATCTCGTGTCCTTCCTGCCATTGGATCGGCGGCCCCAACGGCGCCGGCGCCGAAACCGACAACGCGTTCCTCTCCGGCGACGGCGCGATGCCGAGCAGCGGGGATGCGCGAAACCCGCAGGCGCTGCTCGCGCTCGGCGTGGTGCAGGCGCTGGCGCTCGAGATGACGCGCGAGCTGCAGGCGCAGCGCGACGAGCTGCTGCGCAAGGCCGGCAGCGGCGAGGGCAGCGAAACGCGCCTGAGCGCCAAGGGCGTCGACTTCGGCGTGCTGCGCGCCGGCAGCGACGGCAGGCTCGACGCCTCGGGCGTCGAGGGCGTGGATGCGGATCTGGTGGTCAAGCCGTTCGGATGGAAGGGAACGCTCGCCGATCTGGAGGACTTCTCGGCCGAGGCGCTGCAGGTGCACATGGGCGTGCAGAGCGACGGCCTGCTCGCCGATGCCACCGCCGATGTCTACGGCACCGGCAGCGACGCCGACGACCGCGATGCCGACGGCCGGCGCCGGGAATTCGGGCGCGGGCCGCTGGCGGCCATGAGCGTGCATCTTGCGCTGCTCGAGATGCCGATCGTCGAGCCGCTGGTTCAGGATCGTGACCTCGGTGCGGCGGCGCAGGCGCTTCTCGCGCCGACCACCACCAGCTTCGTCGTCGACTTCCAGCGCGGCCGGCAGCATTTCCACGAGCTCGGCTGCGCGAGCTGTCACCGCCCGATGCTGGTGCTGGAGAGCCCGATGCTGACGCTCGAAGGCCTGCCGCCCATCGACCTGTCCGAGCACATGCGGCGCCCGGCCCTGCGCTACGACAGCAACGTCGGAGGTTATCCGGTGTGGCTGTTCAGCGACCTCAAGCGGCACGACATGGGCAGGGCCAATCGCGCGCAGCACGTCCAGCGCGGCGTGGCCGAGCAGGAGTACCTGACGCCGCGGCTGTGGGGCGTCGCGGATTCGGCGCCCTACCTGCACGACGGCCGCGCTCCCAGCCTCGACTACGCCATCGCCGGCCACGACGGCGAAGGCCGCGCCGCGCGACGCAAGTACGCGGCACTGTCGATCGAGGAGAAGGGCGCGCTGCGGGTCTACCTGATGTCGATGCGCCGGGAGTCGCGCCTCATCGTCCCGTGA
- a CDS encoding nitroreductase family deazaflavin-dependent oxidoreductase codes for MSDMKLPDWIEDHLRKYLESDGAEGHIWNGVPTLLLTTMGRTTRQPRTIPLIYGRDGDHYVIVASRGGSPEHPGWYKNLRVEPLVDVQVGPEKFRARSRTATGAERERLWKEMARIWPAYDDYQRSTSRQIPVVVLERT; via the coding sequence ATGTCCGACATGAAGCTGCCCGACTGGATCGAAGACCATCTCCGCAAGTACCTCGAGAGCGACGGCGCCGAGGGGCACATCTGGAACGGCGTCCCAACCCTGCTGCTGACGACGATGGGCCGTACGACGCGCCAGCCGCGCACCATCCCGCTCATCTACGGCCGCGACGGAGACCACTACGTGATCGTCGCCTCCCGCGGCGGCTCGCCCGAGCATCCGGGCTGGTACAAGAACCTGCGCGTCGAGCCGCTCGTGGACGTGCAGGTCGGGCCGGAAAAGTTCCGCGCCCGCTCCCGCACCGCCACGGGCGCCGAGAGGGAGCGTCTTTGGAAGGAGATGGCCCGTATCTGGCCGGCCTACGACGACTACCAGCGCAGCACCTCCCGCCAGATTCCCGTCGTGGTCCTCGAACGCACCTGA
- a CDS encoding cytochrome P450 yields MGATHERPAPAAASDESWKDDPWLGVFPPELARQSDPYKLLARLRDHDPVNETPIGLFRLTRYDDVVRMLKEVPSGVRFSDGTAFGMAATAGGVNQFILQRDPPDHTRLRKLMSQAFKPRAMDRLRARVQELADELLDEVIERGELDVIRDLALPVPSTVICEMMGVPLADRARFTEWTSLATHLLAAALLPPDAIARSAAAADELAAYFQELIADRRQHLGEDILSELIRAEEAGDRLSQTELLSQSIGLLIAGFETTIGLIGNGVRALVTHPDQLELLQESPHLIGSAVEECLRYDGPILLTIRITREDTQFGGKTIPRDRPVMCMLAAANHDPAHFADPERFDIRRTDNDHLAFGGGAHFCLGVHLARMETQIAIATLVRRVRDLELASEEVEWGRSLFRVLGRLPLAFRPRH; encoded by the coding sequence ATGGGCGCGACGCATGAACGACCGGCGCCGGCCGCTGCATCCGACGAGTCCTGGAAGGACGATCCCTGGCTCGGAGTCTTCCCGCCCGAGCTCGCCCGCCAGAGCGATCCCTACAAGCTGCTGGCGCGTCTGCGCGACCACGATCCGGTCAACGAAACGCCCATCGGCCTGTTTCGGCTCACACGCTACGACGACGTCGTGCGCATGCTGAAGGAGGTGCCCTCGGGCGTACGCTTCTCGGACGGGACGGCGTTCGGAATGGCGGCGACCGCGGGCGGCGTGAACCAGTTCATCCTCCAACGGGACCCGCCCGACCACACGCGCCTTCGCAAGCTGATGAGCCAGGCGTTCAAGCCGCGCGCGATGGACCGCTTGCGGGCGCGCGTGCAGGAGCTGGCGGACGAGCTGCTCGACGAGGTCATCGAGCGTGGCGAGCTCGACGTGATCCGCGACCTTGCGCTTCCGGTGCCCTCCACCGTCATCTGCGAGATGATGGGTGTTCCGCTCGCCGACCGCGCCCGGTTCACCGAGTGGACCTCCCTGGCAACCCACCTGCTGGCGGCGGCGTTGCTGCCGCCCGACGCCATTGCGCGCAGCGCCGCCGCCGCCGACGAGCTGGCGGCGTATTTCCAGGAACTGATCGCGGACCGCCGCCAACATCTCGGAGAGGACATCCTGAGCGAGCTGATCCGGGCCGAGGAGGCCGGTGATCGCCTGAGCCAGACCGAGCTGCTGTCGCAGTCGATCGGCCTTCTCATCGCCGGCTTCGAGACCACCATCGGTCTGATTGGCAACGGCGTAAGGGCGCTGGTCACGCACCCGGACCAGCTCGAGCTGTTGCAGGAGAGCCCCCACCTCATCGGCAGCGCCGTGGAGGAATGCCTCCGCTACGACGGTCCGATCCTGCTCACGATCCGCATCACGCGCGAGGATACGCAGTTCGGCGGCAAGACGATCCCGCGCGACCGCCCCGTCATGTGCATGCTCGCAGCGGCCAATCACGATCCGGCGCATTTCGCCGATCCCGAACGCTTCGACATCCGCCGCACCGACAACGACCACCTCGCCTTCGGCGGCGGCGCCCACTTCTGTCTGGGCGTGCACCTTGCGCGCATGGAGACGCAGATCGCGATCGCAACCCTGGTCCGGCGCGTGCGCGATCTGGAGCTGGCGAGCGAGGAAGTGGAGTGGGGACGCTCGCTGTTCCGCGTCCTCGGCCGGCTGCCGCTGGCGTTCCGGCCGCGCCACTGA
- a CDS encoding SRPBCC domain-containing protein: MNDIEKRFAQGRLFPFAPSATIDIDAPAERVWAVLTDFEHYGEWNRFTPNVECSGRIGDEVVLQVCFPGRKPMRQIETLNVFEPPHRLAWGMHMLAPTLLVANRYQTVEALGAARTRYTSIDYLSGLLAPLVRALYAAHMEAGFRLAAEGLKHRSERQ, encoded by the coding sequence ATGAACGACATCGAGAAGCGATTCGCGCAGGGCCGGCTGTTTCCGTTCGCGCCTTCGGCAACCATCGACATCGATGCTCCGGCGGAGCGAGTGTGGGCGGTGCTGACGGACTTCGAGCATTACGGAGAGTGGAACCGATTCACCCCGAACGTGGAGTGCAGCGGCCGCATCGGCGACGAGGTCGTCCTGCAGGTGTGCTTTCCGGGCAGAAAGCCGATGCGTCAGATCGAGACGCTCAACGTATTCGAACCGCCGCACCGTCTGGCGTGGGGCATGCACATGCTGGCGCCCACGCTGCTCGTCGCCAATCGTTACCAGACCGTGGAGGCACTGGGGGCGGCGCGCACCCGCTACACCAGCATCGACTATCTCAGCGGGCTGCTCGCCCCGCTGGTGCGCGCTCTGTACGCCGCGCACATGGAAGCCGGTTTCCGCCTGGCCGCCGAAGGGCTCAAGCATCGCTCGGAGCGGCAGTAG
- a CDS encoding S8 family peptidase translates to MSRTRAFALAAFGSSALSFVLTAPAAADRADDVAKELQRHAHVRDEIVVQYRAGVSQRGKAAARGRVGGQRKELLLDEKWRADKDGGGELELVRIPPGHGVANAVRDIEEDPAVAFAEPNFVYTHQAASNDSYYTSGYLWGMYGDATSPRAVYGSQAGEAWAANKTNCSTVWVGIIDTGVMYSHPDLNDNYGRNPGEIGGNGKDDDGNGYRDDVRGWDFAANNNSVFDGAADDHGTHVAGTIGGEGGNGQGVAGVCWKVKLLAGKFLGPEGGSLANALRAIDYFTDLKKRHGINLVATNNSWGGGGYSQALYDAIERARAADILFVAAAGNGGLDGYGDNNDVIASYPASYPNANVISVASITSSGGRSSFSNYGATSVDIAAPGSSIVSTVPVRKLLGGVSAGYATFSGTSMATPHVTGAAALYKARHPAATGAQIKSAILASAVPTPSMAGMCVTGGRLDVSGF, encoded by the coding sequence ATGTCACGTACACGTGCCTTCGCGCTGGCCGCATTCGGCTCGAGCGCGCTTTCTTTTGTTCTGACGGCGCCCGCTGCGGCGGACCGCGCCGACGATGTGGCCAAGGAGCTGCAGCGCCACGCGCACGTGCGCGACGAGATCGTCGTGCAGTACCGTGCGGGCGTTTCGCAGCGCGGCAAGGCCGCGGCGCGCGGTCGCGTGGGCGGCCAGCGCAAGGAGCTTCTGCTCGATGAGAAGTGGCGCGCCGACAAGGACGGCGGCGGCGAGCTCGAACTGGTGCGCATTCCTCCAGGGCACGGCGTTGCCAACGCGGTGCGCGACATCGAGGAGGATCCCGCGGTCGCCTTCGCCGAGCCCAACTTCGTGTACACGCATCAGGCTGCGTCGAACGACTCCTACTACACATCCGGTTATCTGTGGGGGATGTACGGCGATGCGACCTCGCCGCGGGCCGTCTACGGCTCGCAGGCCGGCGAGGCGTGGGCAGCCAACAAGACCAACTGCAGCACGGTGTGGGTCGGCATCATCGACACCGGCGTCATGTACAGCCACCCCGATCTCAACGACAACTACGGTCGCAATCCCGGGGAGATCGGCGGCAACGGCAAGGACGACGACGGCAACGGCTATCGCGACGACGTGCGCGGCTGGGACTTCGCCGCCAACAACAACAGCGTCTTCGACGGCGCAGCCGACGATCATGGCACGCATGTGGCCGGCACCATCGGCGGCGAGGGCGGCAACGGCCAGGGCGTGGCCGGCGTATGCTGGAAGGTCAAGCTGCTGGCGGGCAAGTTCCTTGGCCCGGAGGGCGGATCGCTGGCCAACGCGCTGCGCGCCATCGACTACTTCACCGACCTGAAGAAGCGTCACGGCATCAATCTGGTGGCGACGAACAACTCGTGGGGCGGCGGCGGTTACTCGCAGGCGTTGTACGATGCGATCGAGCGCGCTCGTGCGGCCGACATCCTGTTCGTGGCGGCGGCGGGCAATGGCGGCCTGGACGGCTACGGCGACAACAACGACGTGATCGCCAGCTATCCGGCCAGCTATCCCAACGCCAACGTGATCAGCGTTGCCTCGATCACGTCCAGCGGCGGCCGCTCGAGCTTCTCGAACTACGGCGCGACCAGCGTCGACATCGCGGCGCCCGGGTCGTCGATCGTCTCGACGGTGCCGGTGCGGAAGCTGCTCGGCGGCGTCTCGGCGGGCTATGCAACCTTCAGCGGGACGTCGATGGCAACTCCGCACGTCACCGGCGCGGCCGCGCTGTACAAGGCCAGGCATCCGGCTGCCACGGGCGCGCAGATCAAGAGCGCGATCCTGGCAAGCGCGGTGCCGACGCCGTCGATGGCAGGCATGTGCGTGACGGGCGGACGCCTCGACGTCAGCGGGTTCTGA